A genomic window from Haladaptatus caseinilyticus includes:
- a CDS encoding VOC family protein — MLSGLRWLALEVKYLDRAREFYETYLDLSVREANEQEVVFDVGEHTLVLRKPHGIPRGGVHTHYAFSTPEARYDDWHDRLVPEFDLVEHDFGSARSLYFYDPDGNCVEIGGTDTDGDDITGIFEIVLEVETLERAERFYTDLGFETYNRGGDRKRVRMSGPFDLELWEPQLGIADARGGLHVDIGFIADDPIAVKESVEERSCVVESVDSGIRVRDPDGHYLTFLSIDSA; from the coding sequence ATGCTCTCGGGTCTCCGCTGGCTTGCACTGGAAGTGAAGTATCTCGACCGGGCACGGGAATTTTACGAGACGTATCTCGATCTCTCGGTTCGGGAGGCCAACGAGCAGGAGGTCGTTTTCGATGTGGGGGAGCATACGCTCGTCCTGCGTAAACCGCATGGTATCCCTCGCGGCGGGGTTCACACTCACTACGCCTTTTCAACTCCGGAAGCGCGCTACGACGACTGGCACGACCGACTCGTCCCCGAGTTCGACCTCGTGGAGCACGATTTTGGGTCGGCACGATCGCTGTACTTTTACGACCCGGACGGCAACTGCGTCGAGATCGGTGGCACGGATACGGACGGTGATGACATCACGGGTATCTTCGAAATCGTCCTCGAAGTCGAAACCCTCGAGCGAGCCGAGCGATTTTACACCGACCTCGGATTTGAGACGTACAATCGAGGGGGGGACCGAAAACGGGTCCGGATGAGCGGCCCATTCGACCTCGAACTCTGGGAACCACAGCTCGGCATCGCAGACGCCAGAGGCGGCCTTCACGTCGATATCGGGTTTATCGCTGACGACCCGATAGCGGTGAAAGAGTCAGTGGAGGAACGTTCGTGCGTGGTCGAATCGGTCGATTCCGGGATACGAGTTCGCGACCCGGATGGCCATTATTTGACGTTTCTGTCCATCGATTCCGCGTAA
- a CDS encoding protein sorting system archaetidylserine decarboxylase gives MRLAPTAWRYALPAFLLAGPVGFLSPVATLFALGLGCAILLFFRDPDRVPPESGILSPADGRVSVIREEGNRVRVGVFMNVTDVHVNRAPLAGHVESVEHEPGNHRPAFSKESDNNEKVHVRFSECDLTLIAGAFARRIHPYVEGGETLERGERLGHIAFGSRADVLLPESFDSAAVLVSKGERVRAGETVLARSDGTDSVNEDTSSQSLE, from the coding sequence ATACGGCTCGCTCCTACCGCGTGGCGGTACGCGCTTCCGGCGTTTCTGCTCGCCGGACCAGTCGGGTTTCTATCGCCGGTTGCAACCCTCTTCGCACTCGGGTTGGGGTGTGCGATTTTACTCTTCTTCCGCGACCCCGACCGTGTCCCGCCTGAAAGCGGGATTCTCTCACCTGCTGACGGTCGAGTCTCGGTCATTCGCGAGGAAGGAAATCGGGTTCGCGTCGGCGTGTTCATGAACGTCACGGACGTGCACGTTAATCGCGCACCACTGGCCGGGCACGTCGAATCGGTGGAACACGAACCGGGAAACCACCGCCCCGCGTTCAGCAAGGAGTCGGATAACAACGAAAAAGTACACGTTCGGTTTTCCGAGTGTGACCTAACGCTCATCGCGGGCGCGTTCGCTCGGCGAATCCATCCGTACGTCGAAGGCGGCGAAACGCTGGAGCGAGGCGAGCGACTCGGACACATCGCGTTCGGCAGTCGCGCGGACGTACTCCTCCCCGAGTCGTTCGATTCGGCTGCTGTTCTGGTCTCGAAGGGGGAGCGGGTTCGCGCAGGTGAAACCGTTCTCGCGCGGTCCGATGGCACCGATTCCGTGAATGAGGATACCTCGTCTCAGTCGCTCGAATAG
- a CDS encoding helix-turn-helix transcriptional regulator — translation MEKTRPFVEYVLRSGARTDVLLAVFDGHNSTQALLNQNLASESAVYNALTELENRGLIYVPKTKRWAVTGTGSVVADLIRQQRATERVLQMDTDYWQNHDVTALPEPFRSQLAALSDGEIIRATDTQPSRAVREVEKRLQSASNPSVIAPIFSERLSDAFVDNCDDPRLVLGKSVLADLLTDTTFNRDEDDRIDVRVADVAFALTVTDESLLLSLPHLDGSYDVQTEFVAESERARRWGTKLFEHVWTSAECVTAYAESMDRNVK, via the coding sequence ATGGAGAAAACACGGCCCTTCGTCGAGTACGTCCTTCGTTCGGGGGCACGAACTGACGTACTGTTGGCCGTTTTCGACGGTCACAACTCGACACAGGCACTGCTGAACCAAAACCTCGCAAGCGAGTCGGCAGTGTACAACGCCCTGACTGAATTGGAAAACCGCGGTCTGATCTACGTGCCGAAAACGAAACGCTGGGCAGTAACGGGTACAGGATCGGTCGTCGCCGACCTCATTCGTCAGCAACGAGCGACGGAACGTGTTCTTCAGATGGATACCGATTACTGGCAGAATCACGACGTTACCGCCCTCCCTGAGCCGTTTCGCTCACAGTTGGCCGCTCTCTCGGATGGTGAAATCATCCGAGCGACCGATACGCAACCCTCGCGCGCCGTCCGCGAGGTCGAAAAGCGACTTCAATCCGCGTCTAACCCTTCCGTCATCGCGCCGATTTTCAGCGAACGGCTATCGGACGCGTTCGTCGACAACTGCGACGATCCCCGTCTCGTATTGGGAAAAAGCGTCCTCGCGGACTTACTGACGGATACGACATTCAACCGGGACGAAGACGACCGGATCGACGTTCGCGTGGCGGATGTGGCGTTCGCACTCACGGTGACCGATGAAAGCCTTCTGCTTTCGCTTCCGCACCTGGACGGGTCGTACGACGTACAGACGGAGTTCGTCGCCGAATCGGAGCGCGCCCGTCGCTGGGGAACGAAACTGTTCGAACACGTTTGGACGAGCGCCGAATGCGTGACTGCTTACGCGGAATCGATGGACAGAAACGTCAAATAA
- a CDS encoding ribbon-helix-helix domain-containing protein: protein MTDYTTVSIPKDLADRIEETIEGTSFSSTSDLVRFLLRSIVIQHQRQGRLTESEFTEITDQLRELGYLE from the coding sequence ATGACGGATTATACGACGGTTTCCATCCCGAAGGACCTAGCCGACCGTATCGAGGAGACTATCGAGGGGACGAGTTTTTCCAGTACCAGTGACCTCGTCCGATTCCTCTTGCGGAGTATCGTCATCCAACACCAGCGACAGGGGCGATTGACGGAGTCCGAATTCACCGAGATCACCGATCAGCTACGTGAGTTGGGGTATCTAGAGTAG
- a CDS encoding HD domain-containing protein — MDEPETEPVENGRRAYDPDADHAFPDEKLNAVLEFIDNDVEIQTYLDAQNVNAVARKGYNDHGSKHIEIVLNRALLLYDLLKRGGVEFNGAADEGLDEEDESVIIAFAAVLHDIGHIVHRDDHSYYSIPLAADVLDRVLPNFYDTANTVRMKGEILHAILCHHTEEDPLTTEAGVIRVADALDMEHGRSRIPYEKGGRGINTVSSQAIQKVSLREGDTVPVLVEIEMMNAAGVYQVDNLLKAKLHKSGLEDDIRIVALNVREGSDAIVERMEL; from the coding sequence ATGGACGAACCAGAAACGGAACCCGTCGAAAACGGACGGCGTGCGTACGATCCGGACGCCGACCACGCGTTCCCGGACGAGAAACTGAACGCAGTTCTGGAGTTTATCGACAACGACGTCGAAATTCAGACGTATCTCGACGCTCAGAACGTCAATGCCGTAGCGAGGAAGGGCTACAACGACCACGGGTCGAAGCACATCGAAATCGTACTCAATCGTGCCCTCCTCCTCTATGACCTGCTAAAGCGCGGTGGGGTCGAGTTCAACGGCGCCGCGGACGAAGGGTTAGACGAGGAGGACGAAAGCGTTATCATCGCGTTCGCTGCTGTACTCCACGATATCGGCCACATCGTCCACCGTGACGACCACTCCTACTATTCGATTCCGCTGGCCGCAGACGTTCTCGACCGCGTTCTTCCGAACTTCTACGACACTGCAAACACGGTTCGAATGAAGGGCGAAATCCTTCACGCGATCCTCTGTCACCACACCGAAGAGGACCCGCTGACGACCGAAGCAGGGGTAATTCGCGTCGCGGATGCCCTCGACATGGAACACGGTCGCTCGCGTATCCCGTACGAAAAGGGTGGTCGAGGCATCAACACGGTTTCCAGTCAGGCGATCCAGAAAGTCAGCCTTCGAGAGGGAGACACCGTGCCCGTTCTGGTCGAAATCGAGATGATGAACGCGGCGGGAGTGTATCAGGTGGACAACCTTCTCAAGGCGAAACTTCACAAATCCGGATTGGAAGACGACATCCGAATCGTCGCGCTGAACGTCCGCGAGGGAAGCGACGCGATCGTTGAACGAATGGAACTCTAA
- a CDS encoding DUF5779 family protein, translated as MGNSGFDLDLQTAESEMDFDDDEQVILGILDGTTPVAKRIEAIERGNVLVLAIDGELNELAAELAPAVKKQGGNLVHFRKFLIISPPGLEINTSEL; from the coding sequence ATGGGCAATTCGGGTTTCGACCTCGACCTGCAAACGGCCGAGAGCGAAATGGACTTCGATGACGACGAACAAGTCATTTTAGGAATACTCGATGGGACGACTCCCGTCGCGAAGCGAATCGAGGCGATCGAACGCGGAAACGTGTTAGTCCTCGCGATCGATGGCGAGTTGAACGAACTCGCTGCTGAGCTTGCACCGGCGGTAAAAAAGCAGGGTGGAAACCTAGTGCATTTCAGGAAGTTTCTCATAATCTCGCCGCCGGGCCTCGAAATCAATACGAGCGAACTCTGA
- a CDS encoding glycosyltransferase family 4 protein — MRALNYLELESRLERSGIGTSTRHQRKALAGTSVDVVTSPWRGGTPVHGVASRAVGRGFFADFDIAHCNVIGPGSVAVARHAKRARIPLVLHAHVTSEDFAESFRGSTLAARPLRRYLRWFYSLADVVLCPSQYTKSVLESYPIDTPIRPISNGVDTESLEGFESLREEYRDRYDLDGMVAFTMGNVFERKGLTTFCRLAQATDFDFAWFGPYDTGPQASSTVRKWVENPPENVTFTGWVDDKRGAFAAGDVLCFPAKDENQGIAVLEAMACGKAVVLRDIPVFNEFYTHGEDCLMCETEAEFKRALELLARNPGLREQLGENARKTAAQHSLERLGDRLSETYRELV; from the coding sequence ATGCGTGCACTCAACTATCTGGAACTCGAATCCCGCTTGGAACGGAGCGGCATCGGTACCTCCACACGGCACCAGCGGAAGGCGCTCGCGGGGACTTCGGTGGATGTCGTCACCTCGCCGTGGCGCGGCGGCACGCCAGTTCATGGGGTGGCGTCCCGGGCAGTAGGACGTGGTTTCTTCGCCGATTTCGACATCGCTCACTGTAACGTCATCGGACCGGGCTCCGTCGCCGTCGCCCGCCACGCGAAGCGCGCGCGGATTCCACTCGTGCTTCACGCGCACGTCACCAGCGAGGATTTTGCGGAGAGTTTTCGCGGCTCGACACTCGCCGCGCGACCCCTTCGACGATATCTGAGGTGGTTTTACTCGCTGGCGGACGTGGTCCTCTGTCCGAGCCAGTACACGAAATCCGTCCTCGAATCGTATCCCATCGATACGCCGATCCGTCCGATTTCGAACGGCGTCGATACGGAGTCGCTCGAAGGGTTCGAATCGCTACGTGAGGAGTACCGAGACCGATACGATTTGGACGGGATGGTCGCATTCACGATGGGCAACGTCTTCGAGCGAAAGGGCCTCACGACTTTTTGCCGACTCGCGCAGGCGACCGACTTCGACTTCGCGTGGTTCGGTCCGTACGACACCGGACCACAGGCGAGTTCGACCGTTAGAAAATGGGTGGAAAACCCACCGGAGAACGTTACCTTCACCGGCTGGGTAGACGACAAGCGAGGAGCATTCGCGGCAGGTGACGTACTCTGTTTCCCGGCCAAGGACGAAAATCAAGGGATCGCCGTGCTCGAGGCGATGGCTTGCGGGAAAGCCGTCGTGCTCCGTGATATTCCGGTGTTCAACGAGTTTTACACCCACGGCGAGGACTGTTTGATGTGCGAGACGGAAGCGGAGTTCAAGCGCGCGCTGGAACTGCTCGCACGAAATCCCGGCCTGCGTGAGCAACTCGGTGAGAACGCAAGGAAAACCGCTGCGCAACATAGTTTGGAACGGCTGGGTGACCGGCTCAGTGAGACGTACCGCGAACTCGTCTGA
- a CDS encoding Sec-independent protein translocase subunit TatA/TatB, whose amino-acid sequence MYEMIPLFGPIPGGMELAVILLIAVLLFGANKIPKLARSTGEAMGEFKKGRQEVETELREMQESDTTSSSTSDLDDEPRPTETETSTETNTESESGQ is encoded by the coding sequence ATGTACGAAATGATTCCACTATTCGGGCCAATTCCGGGCGGAATGGAGCTTGCGGTGATTTTGCTCATCGCAGTGCTCCTATTCGGTGCGAACAAGATTCCGAAGCTCGCGCGCTCGACGGGTGAGGCAATGGGAGAGTTCAAGAAAGGGCGGCAAGAAGTCGAAACCGAACTCCGCGAGATGCAGGAGTCCGATACGACGTCCAGTAGTACGAGCGACCTCGACGACGAACCGCGCCCCACGGAAACCGAAACCAGCACCGAGACGAATACCGAATCCGAATCCGGACAGTAA
- a CDS encoding ferritin-like domain-containing protein codes for MTNDEVTELLRKAYSDEIETVMNYLTNSIVLDGVSAEEVKESLAEDIQEELGHAEMIGQRLKQLDERPPASYDFEARQESLQPPAESTDVLSVIEGVLEAEEDAIDTYRNVISAAEDANDPVTEDLGVTILADEEAHRTEFRGFKREYEK; via the coding sequence ATGACGAACGACGAAGTCACTGAACTTCTGCGAAAAGCGTACAGCGACGAAATCGAGACGGTAATGAACTACCTCACGAACTCCATCGTTCTCGACGGGGTGAGTGCCGAGGAAGTAAAAGAGAGCCTTGCGGAGGACATTCAAGAAGAGCTCGGCCACGCGGAGATGATCGGCCAGCGACTCAAACAGTTGGACGAACGCCCGCCGGCATCGTACGACTTCGAAGCGCGTCAGGAAAGCCTCCAGCCCCCGGCCGAAAGCACCGACGTACTGTCCGTCATCGAGGGCGTGCTCGAAGCCGAAGAGGATGCTATCGATACGTATCGGAACGTCATATCTGCGGCCGAGGACGCCAACGACCCAGTCACCGAGGACCTCGGCGTTACCATCCTCGCTGACGAAGAGGCTCATCGGACGGAGTTCCGTGGATTCAAACGCGAATACGAAAAATAA
- a CDS encoding DUF7563 family protein, giving the protein MTTTESRVTGRNDTVTENRCQSCGSFVTRDFARVFGNNHNEVFGCLECMTATEVKKGGARAEQVDTAKLIGGREPLR; this is encoded by the coding sequence ATGACAACGACAGAAAGCAGGGTTACAGGTCGAAACGACACCGTCACCGAAAACCGATGCCAAAGCTGTGGGTCGTTCGTGACCCGTGATTTCGCTCGTGTGTTCGGGAACAACCACAACGAGGTATTCGGGTGCCTCGAATGTATGACCGCCACGGAAGTGAAGAAGGGTGGGGCACGGGCGGAGCAAGTAGATACGGCCAAGCTCATCGGTGGCCGTGAACCGCTCCGCTAA
- a CDS encoding glycosyltransferase, with protein MSRWVAAFTDTYLPTINGVTYTIRSWRDCWEKNDGRMDVIYPRSDEYTPEKGEHPVGSLPFPFYDGYRLGTPRIPKAVIDADIVHAHTPFAIGLGGLRLAWKEDTPFVTSYHTPTGEYADYLVSNESAAEYVERASVAYERWFFGRSDAVLTPSEATRKHVVETVGVDAPVHVVPNGIDIERFHPVETAAFVEKYDLDGGRPLIGYTGRHGYEKRLSELVSAAEGMELTVVFGGDGPARKSLEKQARESDADVRFLGFLEREEMPAFYSALDVFAFPSPVETQGLVALEANACGTPVVGANAGALENTISEGKTGHHFESGDIEGFQDAIRRTLSNRDRLRESCLARRSEVSVERAVEKLGRVYERIDRR; from the coding sequence ATGAGCCGATGGGTCGCCGCGTTCACGGATACGTACTTACCGACGATAAACGGCGTCACCTACACGATCAGGTCGTGGCGCGACTGTTGGGAGAAAAACGACGGCCGGATGGACGTCATCTACCCGCGATCGGACGAGTACACGCCCGAAAAAGGTGAACATCCCGTCGGCAGCCTACCGTTCCCCTTTTACGACGGCTACCGACTCGGCACGCCACGGATTCCGAAAGCCGTCATCGATGCCGATATCGTCCACGCTCACACACCGTTTGCCATCGGACTCGGCGGACTTCGACTCGCGTGGAAAGAGGATACACCGTTTGTGACTTCGTATCACACGCCGACTGGGGAGTACGCGGACTATCTCGTTTCGAACGAATCCGCGGCCGAGTACGTCGAGCGTGCGTCCGTCGCCTACGAACGCTGGTTTTTCGGACGTTCCGATGCGGTGCTCACGCCGAGCGAGGCGACACGGAAGCACGTCGTCGAAACCGTCGGCGTGGACGCACCCGTTCACGTCGTGCCGAACGGAATCGACATCGAACGGTTCCATCCCGTCGAAACCGCCGCATTCGTCGAGAAATACGACCTCGACGGGGGGCGACCGCTTATCGGGTATACAGGCCGACATGGCTACGAAAAGCGTCTCTCGGAACTCGTCTCGGCCGCGGAGGGAATGGAGCTTACGGTCGTTTTCGGCGGTGACGGTCCCGCACGAAAATCGCTCGAAAAACAGGCTCGCGAATCCGACGCCGACGTTCGATTCCTGGGCTTTCTAGAACGTGAAGAGATGCCAGCCTTTTACTCCGCGTTGGACGTGTTTGCCTTCCCGAGCCCGGTCGAAACCCAAGGTCTTGTCGCCCTCGAAGCGAACGCCTGCGGAACACCCGTCGTCGGTGCAAATGCGGGTGCATTGGAAAACACTATTTCGGAGGGAAAGACGGGGCATCATTTCGAAAGCGGTGATATCGAAGGGTTTCAGGATGCGATCCGGCGTACACTATCGAATCGCGACCGACTTCGAGAATCGTGTCTCGCCCGGCGCTCGGAAGTCAGCGTCGAACGGGCGGTCGAAAAACTGGGGCGGGTGTACGAGCGTATCGACCGTCGTTAG
- a CDS encoding DUF555 domain-containing protein, translating into MNCRVVVEAAIPVYDVSTPDEAVRIAISKTGELLNPDLNYVEINMGERTSPSGEELPPAFIAADEALVALELEMTVFNVEREEHASRIARKEIGQRLENIPLTVLDVKVLEDEDDGEEESEAEKSESDEGNDEDSTEEDDVLPEFEDLVE; encoded by the coding sequence ATGAACTGCAGAGTTGTCGTCGAAGCCGCGATCCCGGTGTACGACGTTTCGACGCCGGATGAAGCGGTGCGGATCGCCATCTCGAAAACTGGCGAGTTGCTGAACCCGGATCTGAACTACGTCGAGATCAACATGGGCGAACGGACCTCGCCATCCGGTGAGGAACTCCCTCCGGCGTTCATCGCCGCGGACGAGGCGCTCGTGGCGTTGGAACTGGAGATGACCGTGTTCAACGTCGAGCGTGAGGAACACGCTTCACGCATCGCTCGCAAGGAAATCGGCCAACGACTGGAAAACATTCCGCTCACCGTCCTCGATGTCAAAGTGCTCGAAGACGAGGACGACGGGGAGGAAGAATCGGAGGCCGAAAAAAGCGAGTCCGACGAGGGAAACGATGAGGATTCGACCGAAGAGGACGACGTATTGCCGGAGTTCGAAGACCTCGTCGAATAA
- a CDS encoding DUF7557 family protein, with translation MPKITLDEDTVSRLDSLRIEDESYDEIVNELINIYEAEELTLFHGGDYSSD, from the coding sequence ATGCCAAAAATAACACTCGACGAGGACACCGTTTCGCGCCTCGACAGCCTTCGAATCGAAGACGAATCGTACGACGAAATCGTCAACGAACTCATCAACATCTACGAGGCAGAAGAGTTGACCCTGTTCCACGGTGGGGACTATTCGAGCGACTGA
- a CDS encoding DUF5799 family protein gives MARQQWTDMIVGDRMAVDREFAQRITDSQFSRQEWGLIMTAVEFDIDHPEDDERAKLVADTSKVRQVMPEMENIQSQMNAMGGKPASKESKGIFSSLKDALGMGGSGSGIDEDRLSAAEGLAEEYADELQTRLESNGKWKRVRTAVQE, from the coding sequence ATGGCCAGACAACAGTGGACGGACATGATCGTGGGGGACAGAATGGCCGTTGATAGGGAGTTCGCCCAGCGAATCACGGATTCGCAGTTCTCTCGGCAGGAGTGGGGACTGATAATGACCGCTGTGGAGTTCGACATCGACCATCCCGAAGACGACGAGCGGGCGAAGTTGGTCGCCGACACCAGCAAGGTTCGACAGGTGATGCCCGAGATGGAGAACATCCAATCGCAAATGAACGCGATGGGTGGAAAACCCGCCAGCAAGGAGAGCAAAGGTATCTTCAGTTCGCTCAAAGACGCCCTCGGAATGGGCGGTAGTGGGAGCGGAATCGACGAGGACCGACTTAGCGCCGCCGAGGGGTTGGCCGAGGAGTATGCCGACGAACTGCAAACTCGACTCGAATCGAACGGCAAGTGGAAGCGAGTCCGGACGGCGGTTCAAGAGTGA
- a CDS encoding ribonuclease P protein component 4 has product MTVAEERIERLAGLARDAAVDCNEERAREYVQLARRIAERNRLSLPHQFKRFTCDACDTYLRPGKNARVRLQSGHVVITCDCGAQARYPYE; this is encoded by the coding sequence ATGACTGTAGCTGAAGAGCGAATAGAGCGCCTCGCGGGACTTGCGAGGGACGCTGCCGTCGATTGTAACGAGGAGCGAGCACGGGAGTACGTTCAGCTTGCCAGACGAATCGCCGAGCGAAATCGGCTTTCGCTTCCGCACCAGTTCAAGCGATTCACCTGTGACGCTTGCGACACCTATCTCCGACCGGGGAAGAACGCCCGCGTTCGACTACAAAGTGGCCACGTCGTCATTACCTGCGACTGTGGCGCGCAAGCTCGCTATCCGTACGAATAA